Proteins from a single region of Chitinibacter bivalviorum:
- a CDS encoding O-acetylhomoserine aminocarboxypropyltransferase/cysteine synthase family protein, giving the protein MKFDTLAIHGGYNPDPTTKAVAVPIYQTTSYAFDDTQHGADLFDLKVKGNIYTRIMNPTTDVLEQRVAALEGGIGALALASGQAAITYAILTIAEAGDNIIATSALYGGTYNLFAHTLPQYGISVKFVDANDPQAAAALIDDKTKAIYCESIGNPLGNVVDFAAFAAVAHAGGVPLIVDNTVPTPYLTRPFEHGADIVVHSLTKYMGGHGTSIGGIIVDSGKFPWAEHKARFRRLNEPEVSYHGVVYTEALGEAAFIGRARTVPLRNMGACISPFNSFLILQGLETLALRMDRHVENALKVADFLKGHAKVAWVNYAGQAGHPSKALVDRYFGGKASGLLTFGVKGGRDAGARFQDALQLITRLVNIGDAKSLACHPASTTHRQLSPAELEKAGVSEDMVRLSIGIEHIDDILADLDQALAQV; this is encoded by the coding sequence ATGAAATTTGACACCCTCGCCATTCACGGCGGCTACAACCCTGATCCCACCACCAAAGCCGTTGCCGTTCCCATTTATCAAACTACCAGCTACGCCTTCGACGATACCCAGCATGGCGCTGATTTGTTTGATTTGAAGGTCAAAGGCAATATTTATACGCGCATTATGAACCCGACCACCGATGTGCTCGAACAGCGCGTTGCGGCTTTAGAGGGCGGGATTGGTGCTTTGGCGCTAGCTTCCGGTCAGGCTGCGATCACCTATGCGATTTTGACCATCGCCGAAGCGGGCGACAATATCATCGCCACCAGCGCACTGTATGGCGGCACGTACAATCTATTTGCCCACACGCTGCCGCAGTACGGCATTTCGGTCAAATTCGTTGACGCAAATGATCCGCAAGCCGCCGCCGCCCTCATTGATGACAAAACCAAAGCCATTTATTGCGAATCGATCGGCAACCCATTAGGCAACGTCGTTGACTTTGCCGCATTCGCCGCTGTGGCGCATGCAGGTGGCGTGCCGCTGATTGTTGATAACACCGTACCTACACCGTATCTCACTCGCCCGTTCGAGCACGGCGCGGATATTGTCGTGCACAGCCTGACCAAATACATGGGCGGCCATGGCACCAGCATCGGCGGAATTATTGTTGATAGCGGTAAATTCCCTTGGGCGGAGCACAAAGCGCGCTTCCGCCGCCTGAATGAACCCGAAGTCAGCTACCACGGCGTGGTCTACACCGAAGCGCTCGGTGAAGCCGCTTTTATCGGTCGCGCCCGCACCGTGCCTCTGCGCAATATGGGCGCGTGCATTTCGCCGTTTAATTCATTCTTGATCTTGCAAGGCTTGGAAACGCTAGCACTACGGATGGATAGACACGTGGAAAACGCGCTCAAAGTCGCTGATTTCCTCAAAGGCCACGCCAAAGTGGCTTGGGTCAATTACGCCGGTCAAGCAGGCCACCCGAGCAAAGCATTGGTCGATCGCTACTTCGGAGGGAAAGCGTCAGGTCTATTGACCTTTGGCGTCAAAGGCGGCCGTGATGCCGGTGCGCGCTTCCAAGATGCGCTGCAATTGATTACGCGCTTGGTGAACATTGGCGACGCCAAGTCGCTTGCTTGCCACCCAGCCAGCACCACGCATCGTCAACTGTCACCAGCTGAACTTGAAAAAGCAGGGGTATCGGAAGATATGGTTCGCTTGTCGATCGGTATTGAGCATATCGACGACATTTTGGCCGATCTCGATCAAGCCTTGGCTCAGGTTTAA
- a CDS encoding extracellular solute-binding protein, producing the protein MRRFVAPLLLIFGLSSPPLLAKEVLRVLSWPGYNEPEQVRQFEQRYDVKVEVSYVGADDELWLRGSRNQGRNFDVVAVNTAVLQRFIDHGLAVPIDIKQIPNAKNQLARFQQIPALTRDHNLYAMPYAYSEMGLIYNRQLVKTPPKSIAELWNPAYKNQVLAYDGSAHNFSVAALQLGYKNPFALSQQETVNAVSKLVELRRNVYKFYKTPEEVIEIYQSQPIALIYANYGSQQVNLLKKSGADIGYIIPKEGALAWLDCWAILPGAQNLKLAHAWINFTLSKEMSRQLVEQQGLSNTTQASKTSNPTDKLIWLEPVENAEERASLWTRIVAGHKKDGY; encoded by the coding sequence TTGCGCCGTTTTGTCGCTCCACTACTGTTGATATTTGGGCTCAGCTCACCGCCATTGCTGGCCAAGGAAGTGCTGCGCGTCTTATCTTGGCCAGGCTATAACGAGCCCGAACAAGTACGCCAATTTGAGCAACGCTACGATGTCAAAGTCGAAGTGAGTTATGTCGGTGCCGATGATGAGCTCTGGCTTCGCGGCAGCCGTAATCAGGGGCGCAATTTTGATGTTGTCGCCGTGAATACGGCGGTGCTGCAGCGTTTTATCGATCATGGCTTGGCGGTGCCTATCGACATCAAACAAATCCCCAATGCCAAAAATCAGCTCGCCCGCTTTCAGCAGATTCCGGCCTTAACCCGAGATCATAATCTGTATGCCATGCCGTATGCCTATTCGGAAATGGGCCTGATCTACAATCGGCAATTGGTCAAAACGCCCCCCAAATCCATCGCCGAATTATGGAACCCGGCGTATAAAAATCAGGTGCTTGCCTATGACGGCAGTGCACATAATTTTAGTGTTGCCGCGCTGCAATTGGGCTATAAAAACCCTTTTGCATTAAGCCAGCAAGAAACGGTCAATGCAGTCAGCAAATTAGTCGAACTGCGACGAAATGTGTATAAATTCTACAAAACGCCAGAAGAAGTCATAGAAATCTACCAAAGCCAGCCCATTGCATTGATTTACGCTAATTACGGCAGCCAGCAGGTGAATTTACTCAAAAAATCGGGGGCAGATATTGGCTATATCATCCCCAAAGAAGGCGCACTCGCTTGGCTCGATTGCTGGGCCATTTTGCCTGGCGCACAAAACCTAAAATTGGCCCATGCATGGATCAACTTCACCTTGAGCAAGGAAATGAGTCGTCAATTGGTCGAGCAGCAAGGCTTATCCAATACGACTCAAGCCTCGAAAACCAGCAACCCCACTGACAAACTCATCTGGCTAGAACCTGTTGAAAATGCAGAAGAGCGCGCCAGCTTGTGGACTCGCATCGTGGCGGGGCATAAAAAAGACGGTTATTAA
- a CDS encoding NF038129 family PEP-CTERM protein codes for MMKKWTQSCLAIAILLASAVTHAAAYRVEVDTQSVSQQNGFIYFSLGSLLGSPAIDAQISQLTGWQSLGAIELQDGQVSGGLPSKLTLSSNSPSSFVAQGLTFGQKLSFVLNFGGDWQGTPSADGSSFVAQLLDQNYTSLLGNASGSIFQIDAVAHTPMQPELGLSTQVAPVPEPETYALMGLGLLALIARRKRHY; via the coding sequence ATGATGAAAAAATGGACTCAATCATGCTTAGCCATCGCTATCTTACTGGCGAGTGCGGTGACACACGCTGCGGCGTATCGCGTTGAGGTCGATACGCAGAGCGTGTCGCAGCAAAATGGATTTATCTATTTTAGTCTCGGTAGTTTGCTCGGCTCACCCGCCATTGACGCGCAGATTAGCCAGCTCACGGGGTGGCAAAGCTTGGGCGCAATCGAGCTGCAGGATGGGCAAGTCAGCGGAGGCTTACCTAGCAAGCTGACTTTGAGCAGCAATAGCCCCAGCAGCTTTGTGGCGCAAGGACTGACTTTTGGTCAAAAGTTGAGCTTTGTGCTCAATTTTGGCGGCGATTGGCAAGGCACGCCAAGTGCGGATGGCAGCAGTTTTGTGGCACAGTTACTGGATCAAAACTATACATCCCTACTGGGTAATGCATCGGGAAGTATTTTCCAGATTGATGCTGTAGCACATACCCCCATGCAGCCTGAGTTGGGGCTTAGCACGCAAGTTGCGCCAGTACCCGAGCCCGAAACTTATGCACTGATGGGTTTGGGCTTGCTTGCATTAATTGCTCGCCGCAAACGCCACTATTGA
- a CDS encoding carbohydrate kinase family protein, with the protein MSALICGSMAYDTIMVFPDHFKKHILPEQIHILSVSFLVPEMRRELGGCAGNIAYTLKMLGSEPLIMATVGQDFGIYEKWLDQLQISRKYITEQEGFTGQCFITTDLDDNQITAFHPGAMGVSHLNQVSDVTETIKIGIVSPDGKQGMQDHARQLAAASVPFIFDPGQGMPMFSGEELLELVELATYLTLNDYEAEMMSKATGLSLEQLASKVKALVVTLGAEGATIYADGTCYEIPAVPAAAVLDPTGCGDAFRAGLLHGLMQGWDWPTTGRLASLLGSIKIAHRGGQNHKFNMSDLAAQYQTAFGQTLPQ; encoded by the coding sequence ATGTCTGCACTCATTTGCGGTTCGATGGCCTATGACACCATTATGGTGTTTCCAGACCATTTCAAAAAACACATCCTGCCAGAGCAAATTCATATTCTGTCGGTGTCTTTTTTGGTGCCAGAGATGCGCCGTGAATTGGGTGGCTGCGCCGGCAATATCGCCTACACCTTAAAAATGTTGGGCTCGGAGCCATTGATCATGGCGACAGTCGGTCAGGATTTCGGTATTTACGAAAAATGGCTGGATCAATTGCAAATCAGCCGCAAATACATCACCGAGCAAGAAGGTTTTACCGGCCAATGCTTTATCACCACCGATCTGGACGATAACCAGATCACCGCTTTCCACCCCGGTGCAATGGGTGTTTCGCACTTGAACCAAGTGTCCGATGTGACAGAAACCATCAAAATCGGCATTGTGTCACCTGATGGCAAGCAAGGGATGCAAGACCATGCGCGCCAATTGGCGGCCGCTAGTGTGCCATTCATTTTCGACCCGGGTCAGGGTATGCCCATGTTTAGCGGCGAAGAGCTGTTGGAGCTGGTTGAGCTGGCGACGTATTTAACGCTGAATGATTACGAAGCCGAAATGATGTCCAAAGCAACCGGCCTCAGCCTTGAACAATTGGCCAGCAAAGTAAAGGCCTTGGTCGTAACGCTGGGCGCGGAAGGGGCAACGATTTATGCCGATGGTACTTGCTATGAAATTCCTGCAGTACCTGCCGCTGCGGTGCTAGATCCAACGGGTTGCGGCGATGCTTTCCGTGCGGGTCTGTTGCATGGCCTGATGCAAGGTTGGGATTGGCCAACGACGGGTCGTCTGGCTTCATTGCTCGGTAGTATCAAGATTGCCCATCGCGGCGGGCAGAATCACAAATTCAATATGAGCGATTTGGCCGCGCAGTATCAGACCGCTTTTGGCCAGACCTTGCCGCAATAA
- a CDS encoding pseudouridine synthase, which yields MKKTSLDRILQSQGFGSRKGCRDLIEEGEVKVGGEVITKWKTEFDPEGLQFTVFDEEWEYREKVYLVLNKPSGYECSRKPTHHPAVLTLFPENMEWRDVQPVGRLDHDTTGMLLLSDDGAFIYAQSSPKRHQPKTYLATTAEPVTDKLVADLLAGVKLIDEDEPIAAVSAQKRGDNQIEIVLEQGKYHQVKRMLAAAGNHCAALSRVAIGDLQLSDLDLEEGEWRFLTEAELQILNK from the coding sequence ATGAAAAAAACTTCTCTGGATCGTATCTTGCAAAGTCAGGGCTTTGGCTCGCGCAAAGGTTGTCGTGACCTGATCGAGGAAGGCGAAGTCAAAGTCGGCGGCGAAGTCATCACCAAATGGAAAACCGAATTCGATCCTGAAGGTTTGCAATTCACGGTATTTGACGAGGAGTGGGAATACCGCGAGAAAGTCTATCTGGTGCTCAATAAGCCCAGTGGCTATGAATGCTCGCGCAAGCCGACGCATCACCCCGCAGTCCTGACGCTATTCCCAGAAAATATGGAATGGCGCGATGTGCAACCCGTGGGGCGACTCGATCACGACACCACCGGTATGTTGCTGCTGTCGGATGACGGCGCCTTTATCTACGCGCAAAGCTCGCCCAAGCGCCACCAGCCCAAAACCTATCTGGCCACCACCGCTGAGCCCGTTACCGATAAATTGGTCGCCGATTTGCTCGCAGGGGTAAAACTGATCGACGAAGACGAGCCCATTGCCGCCGTTTCAGCGCAAAAACGTGGCGATAATCAGATTGAGATCGTGCTTGAGCAAGGCAAATACCATCAAGTGAAACGCATGCTCGCCGCCGCAGGCAATCACTGCGCCGCACTGTCTCGCGTCGCGATTGGAGATTTGCAACTGAGCGACTTAGATCTGGAAGAGGGTGAATGGCGCTTTTTGACCGAAGCTGAGCTGCAAATTTTGAATAAATGA
- a CDS encoding lamin tail domain-containing protein, with product MKSIPKLSGIALACLVAWHPMSEAAGKVVISQVYGGGGNNGATYKNDFIELFNAGDVAVSLNNWSVQYASATGSSWQKTSLSGVIQPKQYFLVQQAAGTGGTVSLPTPDALGTLALSGTAGKVALVNNSAALNCGTACATAAGVEDFVGFGATANQYEGAGATAAPSNSTAVIRNNAGCTDSNNNAADFNAAAPTPRNSATPLADCSGVTPVPPDGNNGGNAGGAVVRIHDIQGSKHRSNMDGQTVSHVPGIVTLVTTTGFFMQDAQPDNNPLTSEGIFVYLGGKPAVVAGDAVEVSGVVKEYRPGGAGGAGNLTTTELSVSNISQISKISSGNTLPAAVVLDANVPTQIIWQGAVSDVEQAASLNLSNGLDYFESLEGMRVQVNGAQVVGPTRYTSNETPIVANYRAGANLQSPRGGVVISANNANPQRLILANGAVNVPVANVGDSFQTAVGVIDYNYANFQLLATSLTPLAQAGLQPETTRAARSDELSLGSFNVENLDPSDGAAKFDRLAKQIVGNLQAPDIVGLMEIQDSNGATNDAVVNPAVTMSQLINAIRAVGGPAYDYRQIDPVANQDGGEPGGNIRQVFLFNPARVQFVDRAGGAALTATAVQPCAEIACLSASPGRIDPTNSAFASSRKPLAAEFMFNGHKLFVIANHFNSKGGDQPIMGHIQPPLLSSEIQRNQQATIVADFVAQIRSLNPNAKVAVLGDLNDYQFSNPLNKLKAAGLVDLVETLPENERYTYVYEGNSQVLDHILATETLSRVADYDVVHVNSEFADQASDHEPEVARFNLPALYSDVSSNFAQQKTGLTYNLQSKTYNGSLTLSATAALTGKVMVVFKGLPSGVVLANAQGYINGMPYLTLSNPAAASKSVLNLQFNNPAKLPISYSATLLQAQLDY from the coding sequence GTGAAATCTATACCCAAATTGAGCGGCATCGCGCTTGCTTGTTTAGTGGCATGGCACCCCATGTCCGAGGCTGCTGGCAAAGTGGTGATTAGCCAAGTGTATGGCGGTGGCGGCAATAATGGCGCGACGTATAAAAATGACTTCATCGAGTTATTCAATGCTGGTGATGTCGCAGTGAGCTTGAATAACTGGAGCGTGCAATACGCATCTGCCACAGGCAGCAGTTGGCAAAAAACGAGCCTAAGCGGGGTTATCCAGCCGAAACAATATTTCCTCGTCCAGCAAGCGGCGGGTACTGGCGGCACGGTGAGTTTGCCAACGCCTGATGCGCTGGGCACGCTGGCGCTCAGTGGTACTGCGGGTAAAGTTGCGCTGGTGAATAATAGTGCGGCACTCAATTGCGGTACTGCCTGCGCCACGGCCGCAGGGGTTGAAGATTTTGTAGGCTTTGGCGCTACCGCTAATCAATATGAAGGCGCAGGTGCAACGGCTGCACCATCCAATAGTACGGCGGTGATTCGCAATAACGCGGGCTGTACGGATAGCAATAATAATGCGGCTGATTTTAATGCCGCCGCGCCAACGCCACGCAATAGCGCAACGCCGCTTGCCGATTGCTCGGGCGTCACTCCTGTGCCGCCGGATGGCAATAACGGCGGTAATGCCGGTGGTGCAGTGGTTCGTATTCACGATATTCAAGGCAGCAAGCATCGCTCAAATATGGACGGCCAAACTGTGAGCCATGTGCCAGGCATTGTGACCTTGGTGACGACTACGGGCTTTTTCATGCAGGACGCACAGCCAGATAATAATCCGCTGACTTCTGAAGGTATTTTTGTTTATCTCGGCGGCAAGCCTGCGGTTGTCGCTGGCGATGCGGTAGAAGTCAGTGGTGTGGTCAAAGAATATCGCCCCGGCGGCGCTGGCGGAGCAGGTAATTTGACCACTACCGAGTTGAGCGTGAGTAACATCAGCCAGATTAGCAAAATCAGCAGCGGCAATACCTTACCTGCCGCCGTCGTATTGGATGCTAATGTGCCGACGCAAATCATTTGGCAAGGCGCGGTGAGTGATGTTGAGCAAGCGGCTAGCCTTAATTTGAGCAATGGCCTCGACTACTTTGAAAGCTTGGAAGGCATGCGGGTACAAGTGAATGGCGCACAGGTCGTTGGCCCGACTCGCTATACCAGCAATGAAACACCGATTGTGGCCAACTATCGCGCTGGCGCAAACCTGCAAAGCCCGCGTGGTGGCGTGGTAATCAGTGCCAACAATGCCAATCCACAACGCCTGATATTGGCCAATGGCGCGGTGAATGTGCCCGTCGCCAACGTGGGTGATTCATTCCAGACCGCCGTCGGTGTGATTGATTACAACTACGCCAATTTCCAATTGCTGGCGACTTCATTAACGCCGCTGGCACAGGCCGGATTGCAGCCTGAAACGACGCGTGCCGCGCGTAGTGACGAATTATCACTCGGCTCATTCAATGTCGAAAACCTTGACCCGAGTGATGGCGCGGCGAAGTTCGACCGTCTTGCCAAGCAAATTGTCGGCAATTTGCAAGCGCCCGATATTGTTGGCTTGATGGAGATTCAAGACAGCAATGGTGCGACCAATGATGCGGTGGTCAATCCTGCGGTGACGATGAGCCAGCTGATCAATGCCATTCGTGCGGTGGGCGGCCCAGCCTACGATTATCGCCAGATTGACCCCGTAGCGAATCAAGATGGCGGCGAACCTGGCGGCAATATTCGTCAGGTGTTTTTATTCAACCCCGCGCGCGTGCAATTTGTTGATCGTGCTGGTGGCGCGGCTTTGACTGCAACGGCAGTGCAGCCTTGTGCTGAAATTGCGTGTTTGAGCGCTAGCCCAGGTCGCATCGACCCGACCAATTCGGCCTTTGCGAGTAGCCGTAAACCATTGGCTGCGGAGTTTATGTTTAATGGCCATAAGCTGTTTGTGATCGCCAATCATTTCAACTCCAAAGGGGGCGATCAGCCAATAATGGGGCATATTCAACCGCCGCTGTTGAGTTCAGAAATTCAGCGTAATCAACAAGCGACGATTGTGGCCGATTTTGTTGCTCAGATTCGCAGCTTAAACCCGAATGCCAAAGTCGCTGTGCTGGGTGATTTGAATGACTACCAGTTCTCGAACCCGCTGAACAAACTGAAAGCAGCAGGCTTGGTCGATCTGGTCGAAACGCTGCCGGAAAACGAGCGTTATACCTATGTCTACGAAGGGAATAGCCAAGTGCTCGATCATATTCTGGCCACCGAAACACTGAGCCGTGTTGCGGATTACGACGTGGTGCATGTGAACTCGGAATTTGCCGATCAGGCCAGCGATCACGAGCCAGAAGTAGCGCGCTTTAATTTGCCTGCATTGTATAGCGACGTCAGCAGCAACTTTGCGCAGCAAAAAACTGGCCTGACCTACAACCTGCAAAGCAAAACCTATAACGGCTCGCTGACGCTGAGCGCTACTGCTGCGTTGACTGGCAAGGTGATGGTTGTCTTTAAGGGTTTGCCCAGTGGGGTCGTGCTCGCCAATGCACAAGGCTACATCAATGGCATGCCCTATCTAACGCTCAGCAATCCGGCCGCAGCCAGTAAATCGGTACTCAATCTGCAATTTAATAATCCCGCCAAACTGCCAATTAGCTACAGCGCTACTTTGCTGCAAGCTCAGTTGGATTACTAA
- a CDS encoding ProQ/FINO family protein, which translates to MNTPENKPTSTPTTFGMLKELQKQFAVFRDCQPLAIGIDKQVIAALPEINRRVLRSALAMHTRSVRYLKVMQHATERVNLDGSKGDAVTEEQRTYAATSLHEHFKKAADERKAQQAAEAAAEAERQRAEKLNQLAQKFSRN; encoded by the coding sequence ATGAACACCCCAGAAAATAAACCGACTTCTACACCGACGACCTTTGGCATGTTGAAGGAATTGCAAAAGCAATTTGCGGTATTTCGCGACTGTCAGCCCCTCGCTATCGGGATTGATAAGCAAGTCATTGCAGCTTTGCCGGAAATCAACCGCCGCGTACTGCGTAGCGCCTTGGCGATGCACACGCGTTCAGTGCGTTACTTGAAAGTGATGCAGCACGCCACCGAGCGCGTGAATCTGGATGGCAGCAAAGGCGATGCGGTGACCGAAGAGCAACGCACTTACGCGGCCACTAGCTTGCACGAACACTTCAAAAAAGCCGCCGACGAGCGCAAAGCGCAGCAGGCAGCGGAAGCAGCAGCTGAGGCAGAGCGCCAGCGTGCAGAAAAGCTCAACCAGCTCGCGCAAAAATTCTCACGCAACTAA
- a CDS encoding autotransporter outer membrane beta-barrel domain-containing protein codes for MIKFKYGYAIIILSSTISALTFAADCPDRFESTKLDYLGRNADGSKAYFITMSNRADSFRLEAPGVADIDRWQSSGPSVHISESNVVLDDLNGTHKLDRLNTDGSFNCFLHSRNQKAPILPPTWRPPTLPERPVGVKPENPDLPIVIRPEIPELPVVTRPELPDRPIVEPPNPLPPHVVSLNGLLYQLTTAQVVQYCPSIQFDATGQISDESIRDCKALIDTLNQVALTPGRDLLATSLWNSWADVQYIRSNNRRGLSPIEGSGVTMSIGADRAIEPDLALGFMLSLSNQDSDSFSGRIQSDSDSLMVGPYMAYGLSPHWSVFGSAMLGQVQRDYRLLSLSGKSSPMQYSLNLNLEGEYALDPHSVVRPKLGISYIYERGENYQLQGRLLGKTLAIHIDGHSHDSGQIQASAEWNRKIMTKDGQLFVPYLEGGVLYNYLNQDNNQDPRWKGMARAGVRTVAGQSWQIDTSVSYQSIGISDIKIWDFSLFVSHPF; via the coding sequence ATGATTAAGTTTAAATATGGTTACGCTATTATCATATTGAGCAGCACTATCAGTGCACTGACTTTTGCCGCCGACTGCCCAGATCGTTTTGAGTCAACTAAACTTGATTATCTGGGCCGTAATGCCGATGGCAGCAAAGCGTACTTCATCACGATGAGTAATCGTGCTGACTCTTTCCGTCTTGAGGCTCCCGGCGTCGCTGACATAGATCGCTGGCAAAGCTCAGGCCCATCGGTTCATATCAGTGAATCGAATGTAGTTCTCGACGACTTAAATGGAACACACAAGCTAGATCGGCTCAATACGGATGGTTCATTTAATTGCTTTCTACACTCTCGAAATCAGAAAGCTCCCATACTACCTCCTACATGGCGCCCACCAACCCTGCCTGAGCGGCCGGTCGGTGTAAAGCCAGAGAATCCTGATCTGCCGATCGTGATTCGCCCGGAAATACCGGAGTTACCCGTGGTTACCCGACCTGAGTTACCAGATCGTCCCATCGTGGAGCCCCCAAATCCTTTGCCTCCCCATGTGGTCAGTCTGAATGGCCTACTCTACCAACTGACAACAGCTCAAGTTGTACAGTATTGTCCATCGATTCAATTTGATGCCACAGGCCAAATTAGTGATGAATCAATTCGGGATTGCAAAGCACTTATTGATACGCTAAACCAAGTTGCATTAACACCTGGCCGTGATTTATTGGCGACTAGTCTCTGGAATTCATGGGCCGATGTGCAATATATTCGTTCAAATAATCGTCGTGGACTTAGCCCAATTGAAGGGAGTGGGGTAACGATGAGTATCGGGGCCGATCGCGCAATTGAGCCTGACTTGGCTTTAGGCTTTATGCTGTCATTGAGTAATCAAGACTCCGACAGTTTTTCAGGGCGAATTCAAAGTGACAGCGATAGCTTGATGGTTGGCCCCTACATGGCATATGGGCTCTCGCCGCACTGGTCAGTATTTGGTAGCGCTATGCTCGGCCAAGTTCAGCGCGATTATCGACTGCTGTCGCTATCAGGCAAAAGCAGCCCGATGCAATACAGTTTGAACTTGAATTTAGAGGGTGAGTATGCCCTTGATCCACACAGCGTCGTTCGACCCAAGCTCGGGATTAGTTATATCTATGAGCGTGGCGAGAATTATCAACTTCAAGGCCGTCTTCTTGGAAAAACACTCGCGATCCATATTGATGGCCATAGCCATGACTCAGGCCAAATCCAAGCTAGTGCAGAGTGGAATAGGAAAATCATGACTAAAGATGGGCAACTCTTTGTTCCATACTTGGAAGGGGGCGTGTTGTATAACTACCTTAATCAGGATAATAACCAAGACCCTCGCTGGAAAGGGATGGCTCGCGCAGGGGTACGTACTGTAGCAGGTCAGTCTTGGCAAATTGATACGAGCGTTAGCTATCAGAGCATCGGCATCAGCGACATAAAAATATGGGACTTCTCATTATTTGTATCACACCCATTTTAA
- a CDS encoding GGDEF domain-containing protein, with protein sequence MLEDQFSICLAAMICAVLGAGMYFNLARGHESERGISTLAVGGALHQAGWFIWALSQFQSAGIGTWLAIVLLLLGQLGLLAGTRRAFARPALLGWWGALVPLLLIAIVASLLQWISETQSALMQALMLAPLAFQIGREAFSPSNDESWSLPRWTLVGVTLGLALTLMMTALGLVTGLITLNKAAMIWAMLACISALLLPYSYQLLISHRLYARLSKLVRYDALTGLLNRRGLEEHARRELHRARKHQTSLGLMLIDINQFRVINQRYGYGAGDVALKKCARKLREIAGESALIGRIAGEEYCLILSDKNSQSLRSLAVEIEMALQSLTIEHSDHSFHLSVTLSLVKYGRHGNQFEELLQSAEEKLQQRKGNLRSETPPEGASTITP encoded by the coding sequence ATGTTGGAAGACCAATTTTCAATCTGCCTTGCTGCAATGATCTGCGCCGTACTCGGTGCAGGCATGTACTTTAATTTGGCGCGCGGCCACGAGAGCGAAAGAGGCATCTCGACCTTAGCCGTGGGCGGAGCTCTGCATCAGGCTGGTTGGTTTATTTGGGCGTTAAGTCAATTTCAAAGCGCAGGAATTGGTACTTGGCTGGCGATTGTATTGCTTTTGCTCGGTCAACTCGGCTTGCTGGCCGGTACTCGCCGCGCCTTTGCGCGACCAGCATTATTAGGCTGGTGGGGCGCCTTAGTTCCCCTTTTACTGATCGCTATTGTGGCAAGTCTGTTGCAATGGATTTCGGAAACTCAAAGCGCACTGATGCAAGCCCTGATGCTCGCCCCTTTGGCATTTCAGATTGGGCGCGAAGCGTTCTCACCAAGTAATGATGAATCTTGGAGCCTACCACGTTGGACCTTAGTCGGCGTCACTCTTGGGTTGGCCTTAACCCTGATGATGACCGCGCTCGGTCTGGTCACCGGCTTAATTACCCTCAATAAAGCCGCCATGATTTGGGCGATGCTCGCTTGCATCTCAGCCCTATTATTGCCCTATAGCTATCAATTACTGATTTCACACCGCCTGTATGCCCGCTTGAGCAAATTGGTGCGCTACGATGCGCTCACCGGGCTACTTAATCGCCGAGGCTTGGAAGAGCACGCTCGCCGCGAATTACATCGCGCACGTAAACACCAAACGTCTTTGGGTCTGATGCTGATCGACATTAATCAATTTCGCGTCATTAACCAGCGCTATGGTTATGGCGCAGGGGATGTCGCTCTCAAAAAATGCGCACGTAAATTGCGTGAAATTGCAGGTGAGTCGGCCTTAATTGGGCGGATTGCCGGTGAGGAATACTGCCTTATCCTGAGCGATAAAAACTCACAATCTTTGCGCTCGCTGGCGGTCGAAATCGAAATGGCCTTGCAATCCCTCACAATTGAACATAGCGATCACAGCTTTCATCTATCGGTGACTTTATCGCTGGTGAAATACGGTCGGCATGGCAATCAATTTGAAGAACTATTGCAAAGTGCAGAAGAAAAACTGCAGCAGCGCAAAGGCAATCTGCGCAGCGAAACCCCACCCGAAGGCGCGTCAACGATCACCCCATAA